A single Ruficoccus amylovorans DNA region contains:
- a CDS encoding linear amide C-N hydrolase, producing MLITFFRLCRSRTAILGAALLPIATLSLAPVARACTRVVYHGTEGQIVTARSMDWRVDVGTNLWVFPRGMERSGEAGPNSLQWTSKYGSVIASGYDISTTDGLNEAGLSASVLWLVESEYPAYTDEKPGLTVAAWAQYVLDNFATVEEAVRVLEKEPFIIVTDKVPGEDRLAALHLGISDASGDSAIVEYIEGQQVIHHSSQYQVMTNSPTFDEQLALHSYWKQIGGTVMLPGTNRAADRFTRAAFYINAVPKTGDEVETIASVFSVIRNVSVPYGLTTPGQPNISSTRWRTVADQKRMRYFFESALTPSIFWVDLDKLDFSPETGTVKKLDLGPDQRNIFSGEVSAKFKDTQPFQFLGI from the coding sequence ATGCTTATAACCTTCTTCCGCCTGTGCCGCTCGCGTACCGCCATTCTGGGCGCTGCTCTCCTGCCCATTGCCACTCTCAGCCTTGCCCCGGTAGCCCGTGCCTGTACGCGGGTAGTTTACCACGGGACGGAGGGGCAGATCGTCACCGCCCGCTCGATGGACTGGAGGGTCGACGTTGGAACGAATCTGTGGGTGTTCCCGCGCGGGATGGAGCGTTCGGGCGAGGCTGGCCCCAACTCCCTGCAATGGACCTCGAAGTATGGCAGCGTGATCGCCTCGGGGTATGATATTTCGACTACGGACGGACTTAACGAGGCCGGCCTGAGCGCAAGCGTACTCTGGCTGGTGGAGTCGGAGTACCCGGCCTACACCGACGAGAAGCCCGGACTGACTGTCGCGGCCTGGGCCCAGTACGTGCTCGACAACTTCGCCACGGTCGAGGAAGCCGTCCGCGTACTTGAGAAGGAGCCCTTCATCATAGTCACCGACAAGGTGCCCGGCGAAGACCGCCTGGCCGCGCTTCACCTCGGCATCTCCGACGCCAGCGGGGACAGCGCCATCGTCGAATACATCGAAGGCCAGCAGGTAATCCACCACAGCAGTCAGTATCAGGTGATGACGAATTCGCCCACCTTCGATGAGCAACTTGCCCTGCACTCCTACTGGAAGCAGATTGGCGGCACCGTCATGCTGCCGGGGACCAACCGGGCGGCGGACCGTTTCACCCGCGCGGCTTTTTACATCAACGCCGTGCCCAAGACCGGGGACGAGGTCGAAACCATCGCGAGCGTTTTCAGCGTCATCCGCAACGTCTCCGTCCCCTACGGGCTGACCACGCCGGGCCAGCCGAACATCTCCTCCACGCGCTGGCGCACCGTCGCCGACCAGAAGCGCATGCGCTACTTCTTCGAGTCCGCGCTGACCCCGAGCATTTTTTGGGTGGACCTGGACAAGCTCGATTTCTCCCCCGAGACCGGGACGGTCAAGAAGCTCGATCTGGGCCCCGATCAGCGAAACATCTTCTCCGGCGAAGTCAGCGCCAAATTCAAGGACACCCAGCCGTTCCAGTTTCTAGGTATCTAG
- a CDS encoding vWA domain-containing protein → MKLKTFLPCAALLVAPGAAGIAAAASAPVAVRAELDRPFVMAGQGERVVIKVSLLPAETESARARPPVNLALALDRSGSMSGQKIEQAREAALEALSLLGPRDRIALVVYDDEAFTLIESQHPLERERLAAAIRGIRPGGSTALYSGVRQAAAQVREGSREGSIDRVVLLSDGQANVGPSSPEALRDLGLKLAAEDISVSTVGLGAGFNEDLMTGLAETGQGNSYFVENARDLTRIFAAELEDVLNVAATGVEVVVTFEPGVRPVRIIGREGRIGDGDARFSVNQLIGGREKFALIEVELPAGEAGVDREIARVRADYTDALSGEKAHADASAQVAYTERPAEVESAANVIVGREVVANRVAEARREAVKLSDAGQHREAAALFRDLRGEIDVMNAPYADSEITQMSEVLDRDAAQLDQSKLSNTDRKRYSNDSYKTVNQQRDID, encoded by the coding sequence ATGAAACTGAAAACCTTCCTTCCCTGCGCGGCCCTGCTGGTCGCCCCTGGAGCCGCCGGTATCGCCGCTGCGGCGTCTGCCCCGGTCGCTGTGCGCGCCGAACTCGACCGCCCCTTCGTCATGGCCGGGCAGGGCGAGCGCGTGGTGATCAAAGTCAGCCTCCTGCCGGCCGAGACCGAATCAGCCCGCGCCCGCCCGCCGGTCAATCTCGCCCTGGCGCTGGACCGCTCCGGCTCGATGAGCGGGCAAAAGATCGAGCAGGCCCGCGAGGCGGCACTGGAAGCGCTCAGCCTGTTGGGACCACGTGACCGGATCGCGCTCGTGGTCTATGACGACGAAGCTTTCACCCTGATCGAGAGCCAGCACCCGCTGGAGCGTGAACGCCTGGCCGCCGCCATCCGGGGGATTCGCCCCGGCGGTTCGACCGCGCTTTACAGCGGCGTTCGTCAAGCCGCCGCGCAGGTCCGTGAAGGCAGTCGCGAGGGGTCCATCGACCGCGTGGTCCTGCTCTCGGACGGGCAGGCCAATGTCGGCCCATCTTCACCCGAGGCGCTACGCGACTTGGGCCTCAAGCTTGCCGCTGAGGATATTTCTGTCAGCACGGTTGGGCTCGGCGCGGGCTTTAACGAAGACCTCATGACCGGTCTGGCCGAGACCGGGCAAGGCAACAGCTATTTCGTCGAAAACGCTCGCGACCTGACGCGCATCTTTGCCGCCGAACTGGAGGATGTGCTTAACGTCGCCGCGACCGGCGTCGAGGTGGTCGTGACCTTCGAGCCCGGCGTTCGCCCGGTGAGGATCATTGGCCGCGAAGGCCGGATCGGTGACGGGGATGCCCGCTTCAGTGTCAACCAATTGATCGGGGGCCGGGAAAAGTTCGCGCTGATCGAAGTGGAGCTTCCCGCCGGGGAAGCCGGTGTGGACCGTGAAATCGCCCGCGTTCGCGCCGACTACACCGACGCCCTCAGCGGTGAAAAGGCCCATGCCGACGCTTCTGCACAAGTCGCCTACACGGAGAGACCCGCCGAAGTCGAGTCCGCCGCGAATGTCATCGTGGGCCGCGAGGTTGTTGCCAACCGCGTCGCCGAGGCCCGCCGCGAAGCCGTCAAGCTGAGCGACGCCGGCCAGCACCGCGAAGCCGCCGCGCTTTTCCGCGACCTACGCGGGGAGATCGACGTGATGAACGCTCCTTACGCAGACAGCGAGATCACCCAGATGTCCGAGGTGTTGGATCGGGACGCCGCGCAGTTGGACCAGTCGAAGCTCTCCAATACCGACCGCAAGCGGTACTCGAACGACAGCTACAAGACCGTCAACCAGCAGCGCGACATTGACTGA
- a CDS encoding SIMPL domain-containing protein: protein MMKKTLATLVLCLPLATLAQDYTYSTNPATGNISVSGEATVYVVPDTIKVNFGIETRDMDLAASQAANRAILKRALESFRHLGVEDKDIKTDYLSVEPRYEWRNSENVFTGYFSRNGFVVTLKDKAQLERVVDAALAAGVNYVHGVEFETSELRKYRDQARQEAITAAREKAEALTAALGSRLGPPTRINANDGNRWWFYCDADWGRSGGRNLAMTQNSIQSVTASGAGVPGDIQLGKIAVRASVDVSFSLVTVPEDGR, encoded by the coding sequence ATGATGAAAAAGACCCTCGCAACCCTGGTCCTGTGTCTGCCGCTCGCTACGCTGGCGCAGGACTACACCTACTCAACCAACCCAGCGACCGGAAATATCTCGGTCAGTGGGGAGGCCACGGTTTATGTCGTGCCGGACACGATCAAGGTCAACTTCGGGATAGAAACCCGCGACATGGACCTGGCGGCTTCGCAGGCCGCGAACCGCGCCATACTCAAGCGCGCGCTGGAGTCCTTCCGCCACCTTGGGGTGGAGGACAAGGACATCAAGACTGACTACCTCAGCGTCGAGCCGCGCTACGAGTGGCGCAACAGCGAGAACGTCTTCACCGGCTATTTCTCGCGCAACGGCTTCGTCGTCACCCTCAAGGACAAGGCCCAGCTGGAGCGGGTGGTGGACGCGGCGCTGGCGGCAGGTGTCAACTACGTGCATGGCGTCGAGTTTGAGACGAGCGAGCTGCGCAAGTACCGTGACCAGGCCCGGCAGGAGGCGATCACCGCGGCCCGAGAAAAAGCAGAGGCCCTGACAGCCGCGCTTGGCTCTCGCCTCGGCCCGCCGACTCGCATCAATGCCAACGACGGCAACCGCTGGTGGTTTTACTGCGATGCCGACTGGGGCCGCAGTGGCGGGCGTAACCTTGCCATGACTCAGAACAGTATCCAGTCCGTAACCGCTTCGGGCGCGGGTGTTCCCGGCGACATCCAGCTTGGCAAAATCGCCGTCCGAGCCAGCGTCGATGTGTCTTTCTCCCTCGTCACCGTGCCGGAAGACGGGCGCTGA
- a CDS encoding sensor histidine kinase produces the protein MKARRHVLAWLGLVLPTLAVGALAFWLLGREQSRLDTLARESEQARARTVADNLDLIMAEIKTGVMQALEAASGPGDEQARLRELVESNPFVGAFAVWESDGSLMVEGGAFGETSGGESGTGDRSPRSLDGRKIAVEPTDEVFAYHYLSGRKELPWNQPAPESENVSTATAAGDLAKASADGAPEFAPVATAFAPDELERDADASVGEASSGSYANVKASRQSIREISQQNVLALNLQRAQEVQEAQAVSENQQMQSRALSAKTELAPSDTVGTEVAVASDADAISARRGVSAGSVQATTAILADTSQPVPGRNTDSPPGAASPVLDVGGDTDSMLAAGGQLEWMPEASPVSLSVPEQRPALLLPQNDLLDGIFVDRTQARSGWVERTDGQPGWLAWYQLVPDGRVTAVLLERDAVLVQLRGAIPEGWNSASLLSPDGVAVFDAYSRYGSGGESVYRKMDTIAVGTELPGWRLGVPPGPVGGGRGFFLLGGLLVAVLCAATLGAGTLLLLQARRDAREAARKTTFVSNVSHELRTPLTTIRMYAEMLEEGRVTDEERRTRYLGTITAETQRLSRLVDNVLDFSRLEQGRKKYRLEPVDVAAVVASVLETLGPRLREAGMEIFRETPAVPLLAHSDRDALGQVLLNLVDNALKYAAGGKLLRIALESASGGRLRLLVEDRGPGIPTRDRERAFGAFQRLDESLTAATPGSGLGLSICRGLLRDLGGDIELLSAEKNGCRFVITLPLANS, from the coding sequence ATGAAAGCGCGCCGACATGTGCTGGCCTGGCTGGGCCTTGTGCTTCCGACCCTGGCGGTCGGCGCGCTCGCGTTCTGGCTGCTGGGCCGCGAGCAATCGCGGCTCGACACGCTGGCCCGCGAGTCGGAGCAGGCCCGCGCCCGTACCGTGGCCGACAATCTCGACCTCATCATGGCCGAGATCAAGACCGGCGTCATGCAAGCGCTCGAAGCCGCTTCCGGCCCCGGCGACGAGCAGGCCCGCTTACGCGAGTTGGTAGAGAGCAATCCTTTTGTAGGTGCCTTCGCGGTCTGGGAGTCAGACGGATCTCTCATGGTGGAAGGCGGTGCTTTCGGGGAAACCTCCGGCGGCGAGAGCGGCACGGGTGACCGCTCGCCGCGTTCGCTGGATGGGAGAAAAATCGCCGTCGAGCCGACCGACGAAGTATTTGCCTACCACTACCTGTCGGGCCGGAAAGAACTCCCGTGGAACCAGCCAGCTCCCGAGTCGGAAAACGTCAGCACGGCTACCGCCGCTGGTGATCTTGCCAAGGCTTCCGCAGACGGGGCACCAGAGTTTGCGCCAGTGGCGACAGCCTTCGCTCCGGACGAGCTGGAGCGGGATGCCGACGCGAGCGTTGGAGAAGCGTCCAGCGGCTCTTACGCCAACGTGAAAGCCAGCCGCCAGAGCATCCGCGAGATTTCACAGCAGAACGTGCTGGCGCTCAACCTGCAACGCGCGCAGGAAGTGCAGGAGGCTCAAGCGGTCTCGGAAAACCAGCAGATGCAATCGCGGGCCTTGTCGGCCAAGACGGAACTGGCTCCGTCGGATACGGTTGGCACCGAGGTCGCGGTGGCCAGTGACGCCGACGCTATCTCAGCGCGGCGCGGAGTGAGTGCCGGGAGTGTGCAAGCCACGACCGCGATACTTGCGGATACGAGCCAGCCGGTCCCTGGACGTAACACTGATTCTCCGCCCGGTGCCGCTTCCCCCGTCCTGGATGTGGGCGGCGATACCGACTCGATGCTGGCCGCGGGCGGGCAACTGGAGTGGATGCCCGAAGCCTCACCCGTGTCGCTCTCGGTGCCGGAGCAACGACCGGCTTTGCTTTTACCTCAAAATGATCTCCTTGATGGAATTTTCGTAGACCGGACGCAGGCGCGTTCCGGCTGGGTCGAGCGGACCGACGGCCAGCCCGGCTGGCTGGCCTGGTATCAACTCGTACCGGACGGACGTGTGACGGCGGTGCTGTTGGAAAGGGACGCCGTGCTCGTCCAGCTTCGGGGCGCGATTCCCGAGGGGTGGAACAGCGCGAGCCTGCTCAGCCCCGACGGCGTTGCGGTTTTCGATGCCTATTCCCGCTACGGTTCGGGCGGGGAGTCGGTGTATCGAAAAATGGATACAATCGCGGTCGGCACCGAGCTTCCCGGCTGGCGGCTCGGCGTCCCTCCTGGCCCCGTCGGGGGAGGACGCGGGTTCTTTTTGCTGGGCGGCTTGCTGGTGGCGGTGCTGTGCGCGGCCACGCTCGGGGCGGGGACGTTACTGTTATTGCAGGCCCGCCGGGACGCACGCGAAGCCGCCCGCAAGACGACCTTTGTTTCTAATGTCTCCCATGAGCTGCGCACCCCTCTGACCACCATCCGCATGTACGCCGAGATGCTGGAGGAGGGCCGCGTGACGGACGAGGAACGCCGCACGCGCTATCTCGGGACAATTACCGCCGAGACGCAGCGCCTGAGCCGCTTGGTGGACAATGTGCTCGATTTCAGCCGTCTGGAGCAGGGCCGCAAGAAGTACCGGCTTGAGCCGGTCGATGTCGCCGCCGTGGTGGCGTCGGTGCTGGAGACACTCGGCCCACGCTTGCGCGAGGCCGGGATGGAAATTTTCCGGGAAACTCCCGCCGTGCCGTTACTCGCCCACAGCGACCGCGACGCGCTTGGACAGGTCTTGCTCAATCTCGTGGACAATGCCCTCAAGTACGCCGCCGGAGGGAAGCTCCTGCGCATCGCGTTGGAGTCTGCGTCCGGGGGGCGGCTACGCCTGCTGGTTGAGGATCGCGGCCCGGGCATCCCGACGCGTGACCGGGAGCGGGCCTTCGGGGCTTTTCAACGCCTGGACGAGAGCCTGACCGCCGCCACGCCCGGCTCCGGGCTGGGGTTGTCGATCTGCCGGGGGCTGTTGCGGGATTTGGGCGGCGACATCGAACTACTCTCCGCCGAAAAAAACGGCTGCCGCTTTGTTATCACTTTACCCCTTGCAAACTCATGA
- a CDS encoding response regulator transcription factor, with amino-acid sequence MKRRRLLIAEDDANIRTGLVDVLESEGYEVLAANDGQSALALAKQGGFDLILLDVMMPALSGYEVCREVRRRDSRVPVIMLTAKGEEIDKVVGLELGADDYITKPFGVRELLARIAAVLRRSGPQEEAEPESEPFDFGTARIDPKRMEAVVGGEAVALTPREMKLVQYFHRHPGEALSRDALLNAAWGIDYLGTTRTLDQHMAQLRKKLESDPARPGTLLTVHGHGYRYEPGA; translated from the coding sequence ATGAAACGCCGCCGCCTCCTCATCGCCGAAGACGACGCCAACATCCGCACCGGGCTCGTCGATGTTCTCGAAAGCGAGGGCTATGAAGTCCTCGCCGCCAACGACGGGCAGTCCGCCCTGGCGTTGGCGAAGCAGGGCGGGTTCGACCTGATCCTGCTTGATGTGATGATGCCCGCGCTCAGCGGCTATGAGGTGTGCCGCGAGGTGCGCCGCCGCGACAGCCGGGTGCCGGTTATTATGCTCACGGCCAAGGGCGAGGAGATCGACAAAGTGGTCGGCCTCGAACTGGGAGCGGACGATTACATCACCAAACCCTTCGGGGTGCGCGAACTGCTGGCGCGGATCGCGGCGGTCCTGCGCCGTAGCGGTCCGCAGGAGGAAGCGGAGCCGGAAAGCGAACCCTTTGATTTCGGCACGGCACGGATCGACCCGAAGCGGATGGAGGCCGTGGTCGGCGGTGAGGCCGTGGCGCTGACCCCGCGCGAGATGAAGCTTGTCCAGTACTTCCACCGGCATCCGGGCGAAGCTCTCAGCCGCGACGCCTTACTCAACGCCGCCTGGGGCATTGACTACCTGGGAACCACCCGCACGCTGGATCAGCATATGGCCCAGTTGCGCAAAAAGCTGGAGTCAGATCCGGCGCGCCCCGGTACGCTTCTGACCGTGCACGGGCATGGCTACCGCTATGAGCCGGGGGCGTAA
- a CDS encoding helix-turn-helix transcriptional regulator, with protein sequence MALTHDQARTLCQESELLLRPNLGLGNFAERAFAFLRALIPCELIAFGTLYCHSRQLEICADEETPDFRPAIERLGHLMAGHELFHWNPDTNEGRPFMRRDFYSARAFRQTDVYAEVMKPLGLDNHCAVHVPAGPGEISFFGIERRSGPDYSEDERDLLILGQSLLGSARRLAREREHMLCETPCPQALTTAGLTPREAEVLTLVADGKGNEEVAVILGIELYTVKDHIKRIFHKTGTPNRHCATLWALRTTHAVLSRGDEACSHAIKVRVRGELPGFA encoded by the coding sequence ATGGCACTCACGCATGACCAGGCCAGGACGCTTTGCCAGGAGTCCGAATTGCTGCTCAGGCCAAATCTCGGTCTGGGCAATTTTGCCGAACGTGCCTTTGCCTTTCTGCGCGCCCTTATCCCCTGCGAACTGATCGCCTTCGGCACCCTCTACTGCCACAGTCGCCAACTGGAGATTTGCGCGGACGAGGAAACACCGGACTTCCGCCCCGCGATCGAGCGCCTCGGCCACCTGATGGCCGGACACGAACTTTTTCACTGGAACCCCGACACAAACGAAGGCCGCCCCTTCATGCGGCGCGACTTTTACAGCGCCCGGGCCTTTCGTCAGACCGACGTTTACGCCGAGGTGATGAAGCCCCTCGGGCTGGACAACCACTGCGCCGTCCACGTTCCCGCCGGACCGGGCGAGATTTCCTTTTTCGGAATCGAGCGCAGGAGCGGACCGGACTATTCCGAGGACGAACGTGACCTGCTCATTCTCGGTCAATCGCTTCTGGGAAGTGCCCGCCGACTGGCTCGCGAACGTGAGCACATGCTCTGCGAAACCCCGTGCCCGCAGGCCCTGACCACTGCCGGGCTCACTCCCCGCGAGGCCGAAGTGCTTACCCTCGTCGCTGACGGCAAGGGCAACGAGGAAGTCGCCGTCATTCTCGGGATCGAGCTGTACACGGTTAAGGATCACATCAAGCGGATTTTCCATAAAACCGGCACGCCCAACCGGCATTGCGCCACCCTATGGGCCCTGCGCACGACTCATGCGGTACTGAGCCGCGGCGACGAGGCTTGTTCGCACGCTATCAAGGTGCGCGTGCGCGGCGAGCTGCCCGGCTTCGCCTGA
- a CDS encoding thioredoxin family protein yields the protein MRRFLTATAFAIFALSPARAAETGTATVNPAATNESASGPTWMTDYSAARQIARGEELPMLVYFTASWCQPCQMMKAVTLKTPEVVTALGDYVTVLIDIDAQPQVAEAFGVSGVPNFQTITPGGQVVSRLTGYREAPEFAQWLSKSRTAADQQWALARQQIESSAELRAVLRQRQTALPADTMTRVFALTASRDPLQVRLGLELLTEAARRDPALLSPARYSEDLQVRVVAAQVLERTAPSLGFDPWLPPSQPVPQQVK from the coding sequence ATGAGACGTTTTTTAACCGCCACCGCCTTTGCTATTTTCGCGCTTAGCCCGGCGCGGGCCGCGGAAACGGGCACAGCCACAGTCAACCCAGCCGCCACAAATGAATCCGCCAGCGGCCCGACCTGGATGACGGACTACTCCGCCGCCCGGCAAATCGCCCGGGGAGAGGAGTTGCCGATGCTGGTTTATTTCACCGCCTCGTGGTGTCAGCCCTGCCAGATGATGAAGGCCGTCACCCTGAAAACCCCGGAGGTCGTCACCGCACTCGGCGATTACGTCACGGTCCTGATCGACATCGACGCGCAGCCGCAGGTGGCCGAAGCCTTCGGCGTCTCCGGCGTACCCAACTTCCAAACCATCACGCCAGGCGGTCAGGTTGTCAGCAGGCTGACCGGCTACCGCGAAGCCCCGGAGTTCGCGCAATGGCTGAGCAAGAGCCGCACCGCCGCCGACCAGCAATGGGCGCTCGCCCGCCAGCAGATCGAAAGCTCCGCCGAACTTCGCGCCGTGCTGCGCCAGCGGCAGACAGCGCTCCCCGCCGACACGATGACGCGGGTATTCGCCCTCACAGCCTCCCGCGACCCGCTCCAGGTCCGGCTGGGACTGGAACTGCTGACCGAGGCCGCCCGGCGCGACCCCGCCCTGCTCTCCCCGGCGCGCTACAGCGAGGATTTGCAAGTCCGTGTCGTCGCCGCCCAGGTACTGGAGCGAACCGCCCCCAGCCTCGGCTTCGATCCCTGGCTCCCGCCTTCACAACCCGTCCCCCAGCAGGTGAAGTAA
- a CDS encoding multiheme c-type cytochrome, with product MSRKKTVALFSLVAVGLVGAALWAGSALRQSPEVSAPQEPVPLRLFFTCDTSGMLTPCNCFSGQLGGLTRLSTMYMLTDADHSLKVDIGDALRGPQDYNLIEYRYILEAYAQMDYSAANLGAREAALSREDLALLASSSPVPLLSANVLDADTRRPLAAPYLVVERAGLRIGLVGVVDPQSLPDGPGEGVLVEPMELALSRVVGPLAAETDMLVLLAFADENKLSALANQFFEADVILGGDVSQSAQKLLRANQSLISYVTNQSRALGILDVSVEPGGHVSNTAHEIVLLEPNVPQAKSVLELVKTFRAEVRATDLDIDHPERAQDDLIPGVKRVAEYVGTPACLGCHQEAARIWENSRHAHAWEALVASGSDADPNCIGCHSVGFRTPSGYRREFEGRKLVNVGCESCHGPGSLHVEQRLKGGPVSFTFRPLGPGDCTKCHYGSFSRPFDFETWWPLVEHGTGNRLP from the coding sequence ATGAGCCGTAAAAAAACAGTCGCTCTATTTTCCCTCGTGGCCGTCGGTCTCGTCGGGGCGGCCCTGTGGGCGGGCTCCGCGCTGCGCCAGTCCCCGGAAGTGTCCGCGCCTCAGGAACCCGTCCCGCTTCGGCTCTTTTTCACCTGTGACACCAGCGGTATGCTCACGCCGTGCAACTGCTTCAGCGGGCAGCTCGGGGGGCTGACCCGGCTCTCCACCATGTACATGCTGACCGATGCCGACCACTCGCTCAAGGTGGACATCGGCGATGCTTTGCGCGGCCCGCAGGACTACAACCTGATCGAGTACCGCTACATCCTCGAAGCCTACGCGCAGATGGACTACTCCGCAGCCAACCTCGGGGCGCGAGAGGCCGCGCTGAGCCGGGAAGACCTCGCCCTGCTCGCCTCCTCCTCGCCCGTGCCGCTGCTGAGCGCAAACGTCCTCGACGCGGACACGCGCCGCCCGCTGGCCGCGCCCTACCTGGTGGTCGAACGCGCCGGGCTGAGAATCGGACTGGTCGGCGTGGTCGATCCGCAAAGCCTCCCCGACGGCCCCGGCGAGGGCGTCCTCGTCGAACCGATGGAACTGGCGCTCAGCCGCGTGGTCGGTCCGCTCGCCGCCGAAACCGACATGCTCGTGCTGCTGGCCTTCGCGGACGAGAACAAGCTCAGCGCGCTGGCCAACCAGTTCTTCGAAGCCGACGTGATCCTCGGCGGCGACGTTTCCCAGTCCGCGCAAAAACTCCTGCGGGCGAACCAGAGCCTGATTTCCTACGTGACCAACCAGTCGCGGGCGCTGGGGATTCTAGACGTGTCGGTGGAGCCCGGCGGACACGTCAGCAACACCGCGCACGAAATTGTGCTGCTGGAGCCGAACGTCCCGCAGGCCAAGTCCGTGCTGGAACTGGTCAAAACCTTCCGCGCCGAAGTCCGCGCCACCGACCTCGACATTGACCACCCCGAACGCGCCCAGGACGACCTGATCCCCGGCGTCAAGCGCGTGGCCGAATACGTCGGCACCCCGGCCTGTCTCGGCTGCCACCAGGAAGCCGCCCGTATCTGGGAGAACTCCCGGCACGCCCATGCCTGGGAAGCGCTTGTCGCCAGCGGCTCCGATGCCGACCCGAACTGTATCGGCTGCCACTCGGTCGGCTTCCGCACGCCCAGCGGCTACCGGCGTGAGTTCGAGGGGCGCAAGCTCGTCAATGTCGGCTGCGAGAGCTGCCACGGCCCCGGCAGTCTTCACGTCGAGCAGCGGCTCAAGGGCGGCCCGGTCAGCTTCACCTTCCGTCCGCTCGGCCCTGGCGACTGCACGAAGTGCCATTACGGCTCGTTCAGCCGTCCCTTCGATTTTGAAACCTGGTGGCCGCTCGTCGAGCACGGCACCGGAAACCGCCTGCCATGA
- a CDS encoding DUF4159 domain-containing protein, which produces MNKTRTLITVLFTLAAGLLRATTATPDNIIPIRVGNLVYAGDQSSVCFSDRFLETVNQETNLTVDPAFHPVKLGEDRVFDHPFCVFSGEDVFQLTEQERRNLRQYLMGGGFILSSPSCSNADWDRSLRRELKLIFPEYKLKQIPMSDPLFSTVYDITRLVEKHGKTVMLEGLEINGRIVMIYSREGLNDVANADGCCCCGGNEIREPVKVNVNILTYALLY; this is translated from the coding sequence ATGAATAAAACACGCACGCTCATCACCGTCCTTTTCACCCTTGCCGCCGGTCTGCTACGGGCCACCACCGCCACACCGGACAACATCATCCCGATCCGCGTCGGCAACCTCGTGTACGCCGGCGACCAGTCCTCGGTTTGCTTCTCTGACCGCTTTCTGGAAACCGTTAACCAGGAGACAAACCTTACTGTCGATCCGGCCTTTCACCCGGTCAAGCTCGGGGAAGACCGGGTCTTTGACCACCCCTTTTGCGTTTTCTCCGGCGAGGATGTCTTTCAACTCACCGAGCAGGAGCGCCGGAACCTGCGCCAGTACCTCATGGGCGGCGGCTTCATTCTCTCCAGCCCGAGTTGCTCGAATGCCGACTGGGACCGCTCCCTGCGCCGCGAACTCAAGCTCATTTTCCCCGAGTACAAGCTCAAGCAGATCCCAATGTCTGACCCGCTTTTCTCGACCGTCTATGACATCACGCGGCTGGTCGAAAAGCACGGCAAGACCGTCATGCTGGAAGGGCTGGAGATCAATGGTCGCATCGTCATGATCTACTCCCGCGAGGGCCTCAACGACGTGGCCAACGCCGACGGTTGCTGCTGCTGCGGGGGCAACGAAATCCGCGAGCCGGTCAAGGTCAACGTCAACATCCTCACCTACGCCCTGCTCTATTGA